The genomic DNA TCGAAGCCAGCAGACTTCAGGAGGTCCTGGAGCTTGGCCATGGTTTCGTCGGTGATGATATTCTTGGAGTAGTCGAGGAAGAGTCCGCAAGCTTCGACGCTGAACTTGTCAGCGCGAGTCGGGTCCTTTGCGAAGAGTTCCTTCATCTGCCAAGTCTTAGCGACTTCAGCATGGGCTTCGAGAGCCTTCCATTCCTTAGAATCAGTCAGTTTAGACATAGATTAATCCTTTCCGCACACGCGGGTTTTTGTTACGGCCTTTAATTTAGAAAAGTAGGAAGTAGGAAGTAGGAAGTAGGAAGGGTAAAGATTAAAAAATGTAGGATGTTTGCGGCTATTGATTATTGTCCAATTATCTGGAACTACTCAAGATTGTATATTAATCTTATTGCCGTGGGTGTTATGCGGCGAAGGAGTAATAAATGTCTAGATTAAAAGAAGCTATAGTGCTAGCAATTGCCATTCTCGGTCTTGGGGCGTTCCTCTATTGTGCCATGATGCATACGAAAGATCGTGAGCGAGTCGTGTCGGTCAAGGGCCTTTCTGAACGCGAGGTTAAGGCGGATTTTGTGATTTGGCCGATTGTATACAAAGAAGTTGGGAATGACCTTTCTGCGATTTATGATGCTGTGCAAGCCAAAAATGCGACGCTTGCGAAGTTTTTGCAAGGCAATGGAATCGAAAAATCTGAAATCAGTTGGTCTTCTCCGGAAATTGAAGATGTTCAGGGTGAACGTTATGGCGATAACAGACGTCCGTTCCGCTACATTGCAACCGTGGTAACAACTGTTGCTTCGAAGAATGTAGACCGCGTCCGTGAGATTATGGGCAAGCAGGGAGACCTTCTCAAGCAAGGCATTGCATTCTCTGGCGATGATTATCGTTACCGCAAAATTTATAGCTTTAACGCTTTGAACGAAATCAAGCCTGCGATGATTGACGAGGCGAACAAGAACGCTCGTGCTGCTGGTGAAAAATTTGCTTCGGATTCCGATAGTAAACTCGGAAAAATCAAGACGGCATCGCAGGGGCAATTCTCTATTAGCGATCGTGACGAAAATACGCCGTACATCAAGAATGTTCGCGTGGTTACGAGCGTTCAGTACTTCTTGGAAGACTAGAATCGCAAAAAATGTAATTTTGGGCTATGAAGCAGCCTATTCGAAATATTGCCATTTTGGCCCACGTTGATGCGGGCAAGACGACACTTTCTGAGAGAATCCTTTTTGCGGCGGGCGAGATTCACCGCCCTGGGCGCGTGGAAGATGGCTTAGCCACGATGGACTACATGCCTGAAGAAAAGGAACGCGGTATCACGATTGAAAGTGGCGTGGCGCATTTCGAGTGGAAAAATACTTGGTTCAATTTTATCGATACGCCGGGGCATGTCGACTTTGGTGCCGAGGTCGATATGGCGCTTACGGCTGTGGAAGGCGCTGTGCTTGTGGTGAGTGCTGCAAGCGGCGTCGAAACGCAGACGGTAGCTTCTTTCCGCAAGTTGCGTGAGTCCCGCGTGCGTACGATTTTGTTTGTAAACAAACTTGACAATCCCGATTATTCGCTGGACGAAACGCTCATCAACATTGAAGAAACGCTTGGCGTGCGTCCGGTGCTCATGTCTGTGCCGCAGTTTAAAAATGGCAAGATGTGCGCGATGCTTGATGTGCTGAGCCAGAGCCGCTTGGTGCATTCGGAGTCGGGTGCAGAAGTTCTCGATGACGGCTGGGAATCGGATGCGGGTGCGGCGGAAGAGCGTGCGCTTTTGAAAAAGTATTATGACGAGGCAGTGGAATTTGCAAGCAACTTTGACGATGAAATTTTATCGCTTGCGTTAGACAATAAGCCGGTTCCGCCGAAGATGCTTTTGCGCGGGCTCAAGGCTCTTGCGGCAAGTGATGAATATGTGATTTGCTATGCGGGCTCTGCGCTCGAAGGATTTGGCATTCGTAGCCTTGTGACGGCACTTTCGTTCTTTTTGCCGGAAGTCCCGATGTTTGACGAAAATGAATTAGGACAGGTGGTGCGCCTGAGGCATTTCCGTGGTGTGGGCGAGATTTCGCTGTTCCGCAGTCACGTGGATTTGTTGCGTCGCGATTGGCCGGCGGGTTTTGAATTTTCAAGGCTCAAGGCGAATATGCTTTTGCCTGTGGATGAAATCCGTGCAGGCGATATTTATGCGATGGTCTCGCCGTTTGAAACGGAACTCGGACAGGTGATTTATTTAGACGAGAGAGGCGAGAGTGCGGGGCGAGATGCGGCGGGAACGTCATTGCGAGCCGAAGGCGAAGCAATCTCTAACGCTGTTGGAAGTGCCGCGCCGAATGGGAATGCCGCGCCGTCGATCAGCGAAAATTATTTGCCACTTTTGCAGACGCGTGTGGAATGCGTACGGACGGAAGATTATGCCCATGTGGAACGCAGCCTCTCGGTGCTTGCACGAATGGATCCGAGTTTCCGTGTGCAAAAGGACGATGGCGGATTTTGGTATTTGCATACCGTGGGCGAGGTGCAGCTCGATGTTTTGCTTGCCCGCCTCAAGCGTGAATTTGGTTGCGAAGTGCGTGCCGGGAGCCCCGAAGTTCGTTGGCAAGAACGCTTGTGCCGTGCTGTAGGACCTGCTGAAAATACGTTCCAGATTGGGCCGCATAAAATGTCCATCAGCATTTCGGCATCTCCGCTAGAGGGTGATGCTCACGATATTCGTTTGTCTGCGGAGTTCATGGAAAGTGCTCCGCGTGAAATTTTGGCAGGTGTGCGCTCGGCGCTTTTGGAATCGACTGAAGTTGGCGTGCTCGGCAAGGGCCCGCTTGTGGGCGTGCGTTTTGAAGTCCATCGCTTTGAATGGACGGAAGGGGCGCTTCCGCCGATGATCAAGAAGTGCTGTGCGGATGCGGTGGCGAAGCTCGTGAAACCTGCGGACGTTCAGTTGTATGAACCTGTGATGGAACTTTCGCTCGAATGCCCGGTGAATTTCGCAGGCCTTGTGACGGGCGATATCCAAGCACGTGAAGGCAAGGTGAAAGAAATCGAAGGCGATGGCAAAACGCACTTCTTGAAAGCCGATGTACCTCTGCGAAAGATTTTCGGATATGCTACGGGTGTTCGCAGCATCAGCAAGGGCACCGCGCTTTATAGCATGAAACTGCTCGGGTATAGAGCGGCAACGGTTTAGTTGCCTTTCAAAGTGTTGGGGGATTGATGGCGGTTGTGAAATTTTTTCTGCTCTTG from Fibrobacter succinogenes includes the following:
- a CDS encoding SIMPL domain-containing protein is translated as MSRLKEAIVLAIAILGLGAFLYCAMMHTKDRERVVSVKGLSEREVKADFVIWPIVYKEVGNDLSAIYDAVQAKNATLAKFLQGNGIEKSEISWSSPEIEDVQGERYGDNRRPFRYIATVVTTVASKNVDRVREIMGKQGDLLKQGIAFSGDDYRYRKIYSFNALNEIKPAMIDEANKNARAAGEKFASDSDSKLGKIKTASQGQFSISDRDENTPYIKNVRVVTSVQYFLED
- a CDS encoding GTP-binding protein; translation: MKQPIRNIAILAHVDAGKTTLSERILFAAGEIHRPGRVEDGLATMDYMPEEKERGITIESGVAHFEWKNTWFNFIDTPGHVDFGAEVDMALTAVEGAVLVVSAASGVETQTVASFRKLRESRVRTILFVNKLDNPDYSLDETLINIEETLGVRPVLMSVPQFKNGKMCAMLDVLSQSRLVHSESGAEVLDDGWESDAGAAEERALLKKYYDEAVEFASNFDDEILSLALDNKPVPPKMLLRGLKALAASDEYVICYAGSALEGFGIRSLVTALSFFLPEVPMFDENELGQVVRLRHFRGVGEISLFRSHVDLLRRDWPAGFEFSRLKANMLLPVDEIRAGDIYAMVSPFETELGQVIYLDERGESAGRDAAGTSLRAEGEAISNAVGSAAPNGNAAPSISENYLPLLQTRVECVRTEDYAHVERSLSVLARMDPSFRVQKDDGGFWYLHTVGEVQLDVLLARLKREFGCEVRAGSPEVRWQERLCRAVGPAENTFQIGPHKMSISISASPLEGDAHDIRLSAEFMESAPREILAGVRSALLESTEVGVLGKGPLVGVRFEVHRFEWTEGALPPMIKKCCADAVAKLVKPADVQLYEPVMELSLECPVNFAGLVTGDIQAREGKVKEIEGDGKTHFLKADVPLRKIFGYATGVRSISKGTALYSMKLLGYRAATV